In Chroogloeocystis siderophila 5.2 s.c.1, one DNA window encodes the following:
- a CDS encoding adenosine-specific kinase, with amino-acid sequence MQFQSIPVQIPKGSNIILGQSHFIKTVEDLYEIMTASSCYVKFGIAFCEASGPCLIRAAGNEQALQAAAIDNAKAIAAGHSFIIVMQNAYPISVLNAIKQCPEVCHIYCATTNPVDVIVTETDQGRGILGVVDGSVPKGVETDEDVKVRHQFLRQVSYKL; translated from the coding sequence ATGCAATTTCAATCAATTCCAGTACAAATCCCTAAAGGAAGTAATATCATCTTAGGACAATCACACTTCATTAAAACTGTTGAAGATCTTTATGAAATCATGACGGCAAGTTCATGTTATGTCAAGTTTGGTATAGCGTTTTGCGAAGCATCAGGACCGTGTTTAATTCGGGCTGCGGGAAACGAACAAGCCCTCCAAGCTGCTGCTATCGACAATGCCAAAGCGATCGCAGCGGGGCACAGTTTTATTATTGTCATGCAAAACGCATATCCAATTAGTGTTTTGAACGCAATCAAACAATGTCCAGAAGTTTGTCATATTTACTGTGCGACTACAAATCCTGTTGACGTGATTGTCACAGAAACAGACCAAGGAAGAGGAATTCTAGGTGTTGTGGATGGTTCAGTACCAAAAGGTGTAGAAACTGATGAAGATGTTAAAGTTCGCCATCAATTTTTACGGCAAGTAAGCTATAAGCTTTAA
- a CDS encoding efflux RND transporter periplasmic adaptor subunit, which yields MPSLPKRSSKLLIYVGIAIATAIAIVLLLRPTPVGVEVGRVEKGVLQVTVNAEGMTRVRDRYILAAQVNGHLDRITLNEGDTVEAGDVVARIDPLPQTTAVQEALGRLAEWRAQRAGVETQRPKTAALAQARSRIAAAQANQRQVEARVTQTQAALAQAQRDRQRAQYFAATGVISRQAREQAELNERTKQEEHNAALQAAQAARSEVAVAQKALTILQAEQSDPDYLLEVYNARIASVEAELARLQDEAQRTEMRSPVRAQVLRVLQRSAQVVSEGTPLVEIGDPTQLELVVDVLSSDAERVAVGNAVYVTSGTTQLKGQVRRIEPSAFTKTSALGVEEQRVNVISSIDASTVLGDGYRVDVQIVVWEKPDVIQVPLSAMFRCDRAWCVFVVNNGKAQRRKVTVGQRSDTTAEIQQGLTAGELVILHPTEQIEDNRTITING from the coding sequence TTGCCATCTCTGCCTAAACGCTCCTCGAAGTTATTGATCTATGTCGGTATTGCCATAGCAACAGCGATCGCCATTGTCTTGTTACTGCGTCCTACTCCTGTTGGGGTTGAGGTAGGGCGTGTTGAAAAAGGTGTGTTGCAAGTCACTGTGAATGCAGAAGGAATGACACGAGTCCGCGATCGCTATATTCTTGCAGCACAAGTCAATGGACATCTAGACCGCATTACTTTAAATGAAGGCGATACTGTTGAAGCAGGAGATGTTGTAGCGCGGATTGATCCTTTACCGCAGACAACGGCTGTGCAAGAAGCTTTGGGACGTTTAGCAGAATGGCGGGCGCAACGCGCCGGAGTCGAAACCCAACGACCGAAAACAGCAGCTTTAGCCCAAGCACGCAGTCGTATTGCCGCAGCACAGGCAAATCAACGCCAAGTAGAAGCACGAGTCACACAAACGCAAGCCGCTTTAGCACAAGCCCAACGCGATCGCCAACGCGCGCAATACTTTGCAGCTACAGGTGTCATTTCACGGCAAGCGCGAGAACAAGCCGAATTAAACGAACGCACAAAACAAGAAGAACACAATGCTGCACTCCAAGCTGCACAAGCAGCACGATCTGAAGTTGCTGTCGCACAAAAAGCACTTACTATACTACAAGCCGAACAAAGCGATCCTGATTATCTTTTAGAAGTTTACAACGCCCGCATTGCTAGTGTCGAGGCGGAACTAGCAAGATTGCAAGATGAAGCTCAGCGCACCGAAATGCGATCGCCAGTGCGCGCTCAAGTGCTGCGAGTTTTGCAACGCAGCGCCCAAGTTGTCAGCGAAGGAACTCCACTTGTAGAAATAGGCGATCCGACGCAACTAGAACTCGTTGTCGATGTTTTGTCTAGCGATGCAGAACGAGTTGCTGTCGGTAATGCAGTATACGTCACGTCAGGGACAACACAACTTAAAGGACAAGTACGGCGTATTGAGCCTTCCGCTTTTACAAAAACATCGGCTTTGGGCGTAGAAGAACAGCGCGTAAACGTTATCAGTAGTATTGATGCATCAACAGTACTCGGCGATGGCTATCGCGTCGATGTGCAAATTGTAGTTTGGGAAAAACCCGATGTGATACAAGTGCCATTAAGTGCAATGTTTCGTTGCGATCGCGCTTGGTGCGTATTTGTCGTTAATAACGGTAAAGCCCAAAGACGTAAAGTCACAGTTGGGCAACGCAGTGATACTACCGCAGAAATTCAGCAAGGTTTAACTGCTGGCGAATTAGTGATCTTGCACCCTACAGAACAAATAGAAGATAATCGCACCATAACAATCAACGGTTGA
- a CDS encoding cation-transporting P-type ATPase produces the protein MTATEEKLLEHHWHNLSLKEVAQILDSNPKTGLSAAEVSQRQQKYGPNELKAKPGKSPIVRFLLQFNQPLLYILLIAGAIKALLGSWVNAGVIWGVTLINAIIGYVQEAKAESAISALASAVRTEATVMRNGEKVRVSSTEIVPGDVVLLASGDKVPADLRLIDVRNLQVNESALTGESVAVEKTTQQIDVDAPLAERTNMAYAGSFVTFGTARGIVVAIAQDTETGRISQLIDRGTNLVTPLTRKFDRFSRTLLYIILGVAALTFAVGIGYGNSLVDMFEAAVALAVSAIPEGLPAVVTVTLAIGVSRMARRNAIIRKLPAVETLGGATVICSDKTGTLTENQMTVQAIYAGEKQYKVSGSGYSPEGEIFEDTATNDGAVAQKPVDFNANVALRECLIAGLLCNDSRIEVKDGQNAVIGDPTEGALIIAANKAGLNDSHEEAMPRVDTIPFESEFQYMATLHEQGRGRVIYVKGSVEALLKRCERMLDAQGEFQPLDTVTIQAQVDAMAHQGLRVLAFAKKNAPAQQTSLDHDDIATGLIFIGLQGMIDPPRPEAIKAVQACQEAGIQVKMITGDHAVTAQAIAQRMGFNHHKEVIAFTGQQLAQMDDRELANAVENAAVFARVAPEQKLRLVEALQSKGEIVAMTGDGVNDAPALRQADIGIAMGGAGTEVAKEAADMILTDDNFASIEAAVEEGRTVYRNLIKAIAFILPVNGGESMTILISVLLARVLPILSLQVLWLNMVNSIAMTVPLAFEPKSEIVMQQPPRNPNEPLLSRKLVQRIILISAFNWILIFGMFEWVLRDTGNVALARTMAIQALVSGRIFYLLSLSQLGVAIATRLIGRGRESFSDARAIVIGIVGAVILQIIFSQVGFMNALFSTAPLNWNQWLICLLVGLPMIPTAIIANRIDPIEKVSSRRR, from the coding sequence ATGACAGCAACAGAAGAAAAATTGCTGGAACATCATTGGCATAATCTCTCTCTAAAGGAAGTTGCGCAAATTTTAGACAGCAATCCTAAAACGGGTTTATCCGCTGCTGAAGTATCGCAACGACAACAGAAATACGGTCCTAATGAGTTAAAAGCTAAACCAGGGAAAAGCCCAATTGTTCGATTTTTGTTGCAATTTAATCAACCACTGCTTTATATTTTGTTAATTGCAGGTGCAATTAAAGCATTACTCGGTTCTTGGGTCAATGCTGGAGTGATTTGGGGTGTTACTCTCATTAACGCCATTATTGGCTACGTCCAAGAAGCGAAAGCCGAAAGTGCGATTTCTGCACTCGCCTCAGCGGTGCGAACCGAAGCAACAGTCATGCGTAACGGCGAGAAAGTGCGCGTATCCTCGACAGAAATTGTTCCTGGCGATGTTGTGTTACTAGCCTCTGGCGATAAAGTTCCCGCAGATTTACGGCTAATCGATGTCCGTAACTTACAAGTCAACGAATCTGCGCTGACTGGCGAATCAGTGGCTGTAGAAAAAACGACGCAACAAATAGACGTCGATGCACCTCTAGCCGAACGTACCAATATGGCGTATGCGGGTAGCTTTGTAACATTTGGTACCGCAAGAGGTATTGTCGTTGCGATCGCTCAAGACACCGAAACAGGACGGATCTCGCAGTTAATTGATCGCGGGACAAACTTAGTCACACCACTCACCCGCAAATTTGACCGCTTCAGCCGGACGCTACTATACATTATTTTGGGTGTTGCCGCATTAACCTTTGCGGTTGGGATTGGCTACGGTAACTCCTTAGTCGATATGTTTGAAGCGGCGGTAGCTTTAGCCGTCAGTGCGATTCCCGAAGGATTACCTGCGGTTGTCACCGTAACACTAGCAATTGGTGTTTCACGAATGGCACGACGCAATGCGATCATCCGCAAGCTACCTGCGGTAGAAACCCTCGGTGGTGCGACGGTAATCTGTTCGGATAAAACCGGAACGCTGACCGAAAACCAAATGACGGTGCAAGCAATTTATGCAGGAGAGAAACAATATAAAGTTAGCGGTAGCGGGTATAGTCCAGAGGGGGAAATCTTTGAAGATACGGCTACAAATGATGGTGCAGTAGCCCAAAAGCCAGTAGATTTCAATGCAAACGTTGCGCTGCGTGAATGTTTAATTGCGGGTTTGTTGTGCAATGATTCGCGTATTGAAGTCAAAGATGGACAAAATGCGGTCATCGGCGATCCGACCGAGGGCGCTTTGATTATCGCCGCGAATAAAGCAGGGCTGAATGATAGTCATGAAGAAGCAATGCCGCGCGTTGATACAATTCCCTTTGAGTCTGAGTTTCAGTATATGGCGACGTTGCATGAACAGGGGCGAGGAAGAGTCATTTATGTGAAAGGTTCGGTAGAGGCGCTGCTGAAGCGCTGTGAGCGAATGTTGGATGCACAAGGAGAATTTCAACCGCTTGATACAGTGACGATTCAAGCACAAGTCGATGCAATGGCACATCAAGGCTTGCGGGTATTGGCATTTGCGAAAAAAAACGCACCAGCACAGCAAACGTCGCTCGATCACGATGATATTGCCACAGGATTGATCTTTATCGGATTGCAGGGGATGATCGATCCACCGCGTCCTGAAGCTATCAAAGCGGTACAAGCGTGTCAAGAAGCGGGAATTCAAGTCAAGATGATTACAGGCGATCATGCGGTGACGGCGCAGGCGATCGCACAACGTATGGGCTTTAATCACCACAAAGAAGTCATTGCGTTTACTGGACAACAACTCGCACAAATGGACGATCGCGAACTTGCTAACGCGGTAGAGAATGCTGCGGTGTTCGCACGCGTCGCCCCTGAGCAAAAACTCCGTTTAGTCGAAGCTTTACAATCTAAAGGTGAAATTGTCGCGATGACTGGCGATGGTGTCAATGATGCGCCTGCGTTGCGACAAGCGGATATCGGTATCGCCATGGGTGGTGCGGGAACCGAAGTTGCTAAAGAAGCCGCCGACATGATTTTAACCGATGATAACTTTGCGTCGATTGAAGCCGCAGTCGAAGAAGGACGCACCGTGTATCGCAATTTAATAAAAGCGATCGCGTTTATTCTCCCTGTTAATGGTGGCGAATCAATGACGATTTTAATTAGCGTGTTGCTAGCGCGAGTTCTGCCAATTCTCTCGCTACAAGTTCTGTGGTTAAACATGGTGAACTCAATTGCGATGACAGTGCCACTTGCATTTGAACCCAAGTCAGAAATTGTCATGCAGCAGCCACCGCGTAACCCCAATGAACCACTATTATCGCGTAAGCTAGTGCAGCGTATTATCCTCATCTCTGCATTCAACTGGATTCTGATTTTTGGAATGTTTGAATGGGTACTGCGCGATACAGGAAATGTGGCTTTAGCGCGGACAATGGCAATTCAAGCGCTTGTTTCTGGTAGAATTTTCTATTTACTGAGTTTAAGTCAGTTAGGAGTTGCGATCGCTACTAGACTTATTGGTCGTGGCAGAGAATCATTTAGCGATGCTCGTGCTATTGTAATCGGAATTGTTGGTGCAGTCATTCTTCAAATTATTTTCAGTCAAGTGGGTTTCATGAACGCCTTATTCTCTACAGCACCACTTAATTGGAATCAGTGGCTGATTTGCCTTCTTGTCGGTTTACCGATGATTCCCACTGCCATTATTGCTAATCGCATCGATCCAATCGAAAAGGTTTCTTCTAGAAGAAGATAA
- a CDS encoding P-II family nitrogen regulator, with protein sequence MTQQASKLVIVTEKLLLKQIAKIIDEVGATGYTVVPAGGKGSRNERTSGQPIVSDTYSNIKIEVLTANRDIALKIADEIAVKFFDDYSGIAYLCEAEVLHAHQF encoded by the coding sequence ATGACCCAGCAAGCCAGCAAGCTCGTCATCGTCACGGAAAAGTTGCTGCTCAAACAGATCGCCAAGATTATCGATGAAGTTGGGGCTACCGGTTATACGGTAGTGCCCGCTGGCGGTAAAGGCAGTCGCAACGAGCGCACGTCGGGACAACCCATCGTTTCCGACACCTACTCGAATATAAAGATCGAAGTGCTCACCGCCAATCGAGATATAGCCCTGAAGATTGCTGATGAGATCGCAGTGAAGTTTTTCGACGATTATTCGGGCATCGCCTATCTGTGTGAAGCGGAGGTACTGCACGCGCACCAGTTCTGA
- a CDS encoding ABC transporter ATP-binding protein, with the protein MRSQHGQLPNSSGASNIGFHLQAITKVYRMGEVKVYALQSIDLNLYEGEFIVVLGPSGSGKSTLLNILGGLDVPSSGQIVFNRRDLTNASDAELTRFRRDCIGFIFQFYNLIPSLTARENVALVTEMARRPMSPEEALTRVGLSDRINHFPSQMSGGEQQRVAIARAIAKRPQVLLCDEPTGALDFQTGKLVLEVLEQANRELGTMTIVITHNAGISRMADRVITMRSGQILHIRRNERKVAPAQLEW; encoded by the coding sequence ATGAGAAGCCAACACGGTCAGTTACCCAACTCCTCAGGTGCATCAAACATTGGGTTTCATTTACAAGCCATCACAAAAGTTTACCGCATGGGTGAAGTGAAGGTTTATGCGTTACAGTCAATTGATCTTAACTTATACGAAGGTGAATTTATTGTGGTCTTAGGACCTTCAGGTAGTGGTAAATCAACACTGTTGAATATCTTAGGTGGATTAGATGTCCCTTCGAGCGGGCAGATTGTCTTTAATCGTCGTGACTTGACTAATGCTAGCGATGCAGAACTTACCCGCTTTCGTCGTGACTGCATTGGTTTTATCTTTCAGTTCTACAACTTAATTCCTAGCCTGACAGCACGAGAAAATGTAGCATTAGTTACAGAAATGGCGCGTCGTCCGATGTCACCAGAAGAAGCACTAACTAGAGTTGGATTAAGCGATCGCATCAATCATTTTCCCTCACAAATGTCGGGTGGTGAACAACAGCGAGTTGCGATCGCTAGAGCAATTGCGAAACGTCCACAGGTGTTACTATGTGACGAACCAACAGGCGCGCTTGATTTTCAAACGGGCAAACTTGTTTTAGAAGTGTTAGAACAAGCCAACCGTGAGTTGGGCACAATGACAATTGTGATTACCCACAATGCGGGAATTTCAAGAATGGCTGATCGCGTGATTACGATGCGTAGTGGTCAAATTTTGCATATTCGTCGTAACGAACGCAAAGTTGCGCCTGCCCAATTAGAATGGTAA
- a CDS encoding ABC transporter permease, with translation MSPLAQKLWRDLLHWRGQAIAIILVVACGIASFVSMLSAYHSLQLSQATYYEQYRFADIFVQLKRAPESFVNQIAAISGVAQLQTRVVMDVTLDIPQRDEPAIGRLISIPEQPSVMLNDLYLRQGRYIQAGRNHEVLVSEAFVNANQLQLGDMLGAVINGRWQSLQIVGIALSPEYIYEIRGAGNLFPDNERFGVLWIGREALATAFNMDGAFNDLTLSLMPQASQADIISQLDRLLAPYGGLGAYGREDQISHRVLSDEITQLQGTATVVPIVFLGIAAFLLHISLSRLVSTQREQIAVLKAFGYSNNTIGMHYFKFVLAIVLVGAIFGTGIGVWFGNAVTHTYAQFYAFPVLRYEARIELIIAAIVISGGAALFGAFIAVRRAVLLPPAEAMRPEPPAVFRLTLIERMGLHTWLSPVGRMIARNIERKPVQAFFAALGIALAIAMLVVGRYLIDAVEYMIDVQFRQVQREDITIVFNNPRPARVRYEVNRLPGVLSSEPFRSVAARLRFEHRSRRIAITGLEPTGKLRRLIDRQLNTVNLPPNGIVLTKALADILHIGSGDLLTVEVLEEERPIRTVPVVGFVDEMIGVAAYMDIHALNRLMQEGGTISGAFLAIDTNQTNQLYTLLKRTPAVTGISIRQAAIAQFQETIASSRAIFTTVLVIFACIIAFGVVYNSARIALSERSRELATLRIMGFSRAQVTVILLGEQAAIILFALPWGFVLGYAFSAFLSAAFESELYRIPLIITKTSYAFAFGVIAIAAIISGFIIRRQVNRLDLVAVLKTRE, from the coding sequence ATGTCACCACTTGCTCAAAAACTCTGGCGCGATCTCTTGCATTGGCGAGGACAAGCGATCGCGATCATACTGGTTGTTGCGTGTGGTATTGCTAGCTTTGTTTCGATGTTAAGTGCATATCATTCATTGCAACTATCGCAAGCGACATATTATGAGCAATATCGCTTTGCAGATATATTCGTACAACTGAAGCGTGCGCCTGAGTCATTTGTTAATCAAATTGCTGCTATTTCAGGGGTAGCACAATTACAAACACGAGTTGTGATGGATGTCACACTCGATATTCCACAACGCGATGAACCAGCGATCGGACGGTTGATATCAATTCCTGAACAGCCGAGTGTCATGCTAAACGATCTTTATTTGCGTCAAGGGCGATACATTCAAGCAGGGCGTAACCATGAAGTATTAGTCAGTGAAGCCTTTGTTAACGCCAATCAACTGCAATTAGGAGATATGCTAGGAGCCGTTATTAATGGGCGCTGGCAATCTTTGCAGATTGTTGGTATTGCGCTTTCGCCTGAATATATTTATGAAATTCGTGGTGCAGGAAATTTGTTTCCAGACAACGAGCGGTTTGGCGTGTTATGGATAGGACGCGAGGCGTTAGCTACTGCATTTAACATGGATGGTGCATTTAATGATCTTACTCTGTCGCTGATGCCCCAAGCAAGTCAAGCTGATATCATTTCTCAACTCGATCGCTTGCTAGCACCTTATGGTGGTTTAGGAGCTTACGGAAGAGAAGATCAAATTTCGCATCGAGTTTTATCCGATGAAATTACGCAACTACAAGGAACAGCTACAGTAGTACCGATTGTCTTTTTAGGAATTGCAGCATTTCTGTTGCATATCTCACTATCACGACTGGTGAGTACCCAGCGCGAACAAATTGCAGTACTCAAAGCTTTTGGGTATAGCAATAACACAATCGGTATGCATTACTTCAAATTTGTGCTGGCGATTGTCTTGGTGGGAGCAATATTTGGAACAGGAATTGGGGTATGGTTCGGCAATGCTGTGACACATACTTATGCTCAGTTTTACGCTTTTCCTGTGTTGCGCTACGAAGCCAGAATCGAATTGATTATTGCAGCAATTGTCATCAGTGGAGGAGCAGCACTATTTGGGGCTTTTATTGCTGTGCGACGTGCTGTATTGTTACCACCTGCTGAAGCCATGCGCCCAGAACCACCTGCGGTATTTCGCCTGACATTGATCGAACGGATGGGACTGCATACTTGGCTATCGCCTGTAGGACGCATGATTGCGCGAAATATTGAGCGTAAACCCGTACAAGCATTTTTTGCAGCCTTAGGAATTGCGCTTGCGATTGCGATGCTTGTGGTGGGACGTTACTTGATTGATGCTGTTGAATACATGATTGATGTGCAGTTTCGTCAGGTGCAGCGTGAGGATATCACAATCGTATTCAACAATCCTCGTCCGGCTCGCGTCCGTTACGAAGTCAATCGTTTACCTGGTGTTTTGTCCTCCGAACCTTTTCGCAGTGTAGCAGCCCGCTTACGCTTTGAACATCGATCGCGCCGCATTGCCATCACAGGGTTAGAACCAACAGGAAAATTGCGTCGCTTAATTGATCGACAACTCAACACAGTTAATTTACCACCTAATGGTATCGTTTTAACCAAAGCCTTAGCAGATATCTTACACATTGGTTCAGGAGATCTACTCACAGTTGAAGTTTTAGAAGAAGAACGCCCGATCCGCACAGTTCCAGTTGTTGGATTCGTTGATGAGATGATTGGTGTTGCTGCTTACATGGATATTCATGCGTTAAATCGATTGATGCAAGAAGGAGGCACAATTTCAGGCGCATTTTTAGCAATTGATACCAACCAAACCAATCAATTATATACGCTATTAAAACGAACACCCGCTGTTACCGGAATTTCTATTCGTCAAGCTGCGATCGCCCAGTTTCAAGAAACAATCGCTAGCAGTAGAGCAATTTTTACTACTGTTTTGGTGATTTTCGCCTGTATTATTGCTTTTGGTGTTGTCTACAATTCAGCAAGAATTGCCCTATCAGAACGCAGTCGCGAATTAGCAACTTTACGCATTATGGGCTTTTCTCGCGCTCAAGTAACAGTGATTCTTTTGGGTGAACAAGCTGCGATTATTCTATTTGCCCTTCCTTGGGGTTTTGTGTTGGGTTATGCTTTCTCAGCATTTTTGTCTGCAGCTTTTGAGTCAGAACTGTATCGCATTCCCTTAATTATCACTAAAACAAGTTATGCTTTTGCTTTTGGTGTGATTGCGATCGCCGCGATCATTTCAGGATTCATTATTCGCCGTCAGGTAAATCGACTTGATTTAGTTGCAGTCCTTAAAACTCGTGAGTAG
- a CDS encoding sodium-dependent bicarbonate transport family permease, with protein sequence MDFLLDFLAKFGAQFQSPTLSFLIGGIVLAALGSQLQIPDAIYKFIVFMLLIKVGLGGGIAIRSANLAEMLLPALFAVVMGILIVFIGRYTLAKLPKVRTVDAVATAGLFGAVSGSTLAAGITVLEAQGIQYEAWTGALYPFMDIPALVTAIVVASIYTSKREHLSQQRDTADTSFSTADTSFSTAGASFSTAGASFSTADASFSKLEYPTSRQEYLSKQRITASGYPREQRGTAGKRVKIWPIVKESLQGSALSALLLGLALGLITRPESVFESFYEPLFRGLLSILMLVMGMEAWARLGELRKVAQWYALYALVAPLLHGFIAFGLGMIAHYATGFSPGGVALLAIIAASSSDISGPPTLRAGIPSANPSAYIGASTAIGTPVAIALGIPLYIGLAQALMGS encoded by the coding sequence GTGGATTTCTTGCTCGATTTCTTGGCGAAATTTGGGGCGCAGTTTCAGTCCCCGACGCTCAGCTTTCTAATTGGAGGTATAGTCCTTGCCGCCCTCGGTAGCCAACTGCAAATTCCAGATGCGATCTATAAGTTTATCGTCTTCATGCTGCTCATCAAAGTCGGTCTGGGCGGCGGTATTGCGATCCGCAGTGCCAATTTGGCGGAGATGCTGTTGCCCGCGCTGTTCGCCGTGGTAATGGGAATCCTTATCGTGTTCATCGGGCGCTACACGCTGGCCAAGCTGCCGAAAGTCAGAACCGTGGATGCCGTTGCGACTGCAGGCTTATTCGGTGCCGTGAGTGGCTCTACCCTCGCCGCTGGCATAACGGTACTGGAAGCGCAAGGCATTCAATACGAAGCCTGGACCGGCGCACTCTATCCCTTCATGGACATCCCAGCACTCGTGACTGCGATCGTTGTAGCCAGCATTTATACTAGCAAGCGGGAGCATCTCAGTCAGCAGCGCGATACCGCAGACACATCTTTCAGTACCGCAGACACATCTTTCAGTACCGCAGGCGCATCTTTCAGTACCGCAGGCGCATCTTTCAGTACCGCAGACGCATCTTTCAGCAAGCTGGAGTATCCCACCAGCAGGCAGGAGTATCTCAGCAAGCAGCGCATTACCGCAAGCGGGTATCCCCGCGAACAGCGCGGTACTGCAGGCAAGCGGGTCAAAATATGGCCAATCGTGAAAGAAAGCCTCCAGGGATCTGCCCTATCAGCACTGCTGCTCGGTCTTGCTCTAGGTCTGATAACCCGACCGGAAAGTGTCTTTGAAAGCTTCTACGAGCCCCTCTTCCGCGGACTGCTTTCGATACTGATGCTGGTAATGGGTATGGAAGCCTGGGCAAGGCTTGGTGAGCTACGCAAGGTGGCTCAGTGGTACGCCTTGTATGCCCTGGTAGCGCCGCTGCTGCATGGGTTCATAGCGTTCGGTCTCGGCATGATTGCCCACTACGCAACGGGGTTCAGCCCTGGCGGCGTCGCCCTCCTAGCCATCATTGCGGCTTCCAGTTCAGACATCTCAGGACCGCCCACTTTACGAGCCGGTATCCCGTCAGCCAATCCCTCCGCCTACATAGGCGCGTCCACAGCCATCGGCACGCCGGTTGCGATTGCCTTGGGAATACCGCTCTACATCGGACTCGCCCAGGCGCTGATGGGCAGCTGA